CATCCCGTCGACGGTCGACCTGAGCTCGGCCGATATGGAGTTGATTTCAAACGAAAATCGAAGCGTCCTGTTGCGCCGGGCATTGTCAGCGGGCGGAGAGCCGCTGTCGTCGATGGACTATGTTCTGGTGGACTGCCCGCCGTCGTTGAACCTGCTGACCGTCAATGCCCTGATCGCGGCGGATTCGCTGCTGGTGCCGTTGCAGAGCGAGTTTTTTGCCCTCGAAGGGCTGTCGCAACTGATGTTGACCGTCCGGGAAGTGCGGCAGAGCGCCAATCCGAACCTTCGCATAGAAGGAATCGTGCTCACGATGTTCGACGGGCGCAACAATCTTTCGTTGCAGGTCGAACAGGATGCGCGGGAAAATCTCGGCGCGCTGGTGTTCGAAACCAAGGTGCCCAGAAACGTTCGGGTCAGCGAGGCACCGTCGTTCGGGATGCCGGTACTGAGCTATGAGCCGCTATCCAAGGGTGCCGAGGCGTATCGCGCGCTGGCGCGGGAGCTGTTGGACAATCACGGGTTGAAAGCGGCCTAGACGGGGCAGGAGGACGAGCCGATGCAGGACAAGAAGAACAGGTCGCGCGGGTTGGGACGTGGGTTGTCGGCGCTGATGGCGGATGTGACCACCGCCGCCGAAGCCGAGGCGGCGCCGGATAAGGGCCGCAGGGTCGACATGGTGCCGATCGAACGGCTGAGCGCGAATCCCGATCAGCCACGGCGGACATTCGATGCGGGGGATCTGGACGACCTGACCGCCTCGATCCGCGAAAAGGGCGTGTTGCAGCCGCTGATCGTCCGGCGGTCGGGTGACAGCGGATACGAGATTGTCGCGGGCGAACGCCGTTGGCGGGCCGCGCAACAGGCGCAGGTCCACGAACTGCCGGTGCTGATCCGCGATCTGTCCGATGTCGAAGTGCTCGAGATCGCGATCATCGAGAACATCCAGCGTGCCGATCTCAACGCGATCGAAGAGGCGGCGGGCTATCGCCGGCTGATGGATGAATTCGGGCATACCCAGGAACAGATGGCCGCCGCCCTCGGCAAGAGCCGCAGCCACATTGCCAACCTGCTGCGGCTGCTGTCGCTGCCGGCCGATGTGCAGGATCTTCTGCGTGACGGAAAACTGTCCGCCGGTCATGCGCGGGCGCTGGTCACGGCCGAAAACCCGTCCGAACTGGCGCGGGCGGTGGTCAAGGGGGGGCTGTCGGTTCGCGCAACCGAGGCGCTGGTCAAGCGCAAGCTGCCGGGGCCGCGGCCAACTCCGAAACCCGCGTCGGAGAAGGACGCGGATACCGCCGCGCTCGAAGGCGATCTGAGTGCAAACCTGGGTATGAAGGTCGAACTGAAACACAAGCCGGGACAGGAAACCGGCGAGCTGTCGATCCGCTACAGGTCGCTGGACGACCTCGACACCCTGTGCCGGTTGCTGAACGCGATCTAGGGCCGGCCCGGGTCGGGCAACAGGTCTTCCAGGATGGCGTTCAGAACCATAACACCTTGTTTTGTAACAGATAACCTATCCTCTGTCACATTGACCAGCCCGAGCTCTTCCAGCCGGTTGCAGCGGGTCCGATCCAGCGGCACACCGGCCAGTGCCTGATAGCGCGACAGTGAAATCCCTTCGGTAATCCGAAGGCCCATCAACAGGTATTCCTCGGCCTGTTCGGTTTTGCTCAGCCGGTCCCGGCTGTCGTCGCCATTTCCCGCCTCAGATGCAGAGAGCCAGGCATCGGGCAGCCTGTGGCAGGTCGTGGCATGGCGCGCCCCGTTCAGGGTGACACGGCCATGGGCGCCGGGCCCGATCCCGGCGTAATCGCCATAGCGCCAATAGATCAGGTTGTGCCGGGATTGCGCCTCGGGCCGCGCATGGTTGGACACCTCGTAGGCGGGCAAACCATGGGCGTCGCAGATTTCCTGCGTTGCCTCGAACATATCGGCCGCGCGGTCGTCATCCGGAAGGCCGCGCAGGCCGCCGCGTGCATGGCGATCCCCGAACGCCGTGCCGGGTTCGATGGTCAGCTGGTAGAGCGAAAGGTGATCGATGGCCATGTCCAGCGCCTGGCGCAGTTCGTTGCGCCAATCAGCCAGCGTCTGATCCTGGCGGGCATAGATCAGGTCGAAACTCACCCGGTCAAAGCAGGTCCGGGCAATATCGAAGGCGGCCCGTGCCTCGGCGACGGTATGGATCCGACCCAGCCGCCGCAGATCGTCATCGTCGAGCGCCTGAACCCCCATTGACACGCGGTTTACCCCGGCATCCCGGTAACCGGCGAAACGCCCGGCCTCGACCGAACCAGGATTGGCCTCCAGCGTGATTTCCATGTCATTGGAAAATGCCCAGTGTTCGCGGGCCCGGACGACAATCGCGGCGACGGTGTCCGGGTCCATCAGGCTGGGCGTCCCGCCGCCGAAAAAGATGCTGTTCAGCGCCCGGCCCGGCAAATCATGGGCGACACGATCAAGTTCCCGCAGATAGGCATCGCGCCAGCGTGTCTGGTCGATCCGCCGCGAGACATGGCTGTTGAAGTCGCAATACGGGCATTTGGCCTCGCAAAACGGCCAGTGGACGTAAAGACCGAATCCCCCCTGTTGCCAGTCCTCAGCCAAAACAGCCGGCAACGAGCTTGTTCAGCGCCACCGCGCGATGGCTGATCCGGTTCTTTTCGTTCCGGT
This is a stretch of genomic DNA from Pukyongiella litopenaei. It encodes these proteins:
- a CDS encoding ParA family protein, which gives rise to MSEPSGSSSPKTIAIANQKGGVGKTTTAINLAAALVESGKKVLVIDLDPQGNASTGLGINAEDRSGTSYDLLVYATPVGELIQQSKIDGLFIIPSTVDLSSADMELISNENRSVLLRRALSAGGEPLSSMDYVLVDCPPSLNLLTVNALIAADSLLVPLQSEFFALEGLSQLMLTVREVRQSANPNLRIEGIVLTMFDGRNNLSLQVEQDARENLGALVFETKVPRNVRVSEAPSFGMPVLSYEPLSKGAEAYRALARELLDNHGLKAA
- a CDS encoding ParB/RepB/Spo0J family partition protein, with protein sequence MQDKKNRSRGLGRGLSALMADVTTAAEAEAAPDKGRRVDMVPIERLSANPDQPRRTFDAGDLDDLTASIREKGVLQPLIVRRSGDSGYEIVAGERRWRAAQQAQVHELPVLIRDLSDVEVLEIAIIENIQRADLNAIEEAAGYRRLMDEFGHTQEQMAAALGKSRSHIANLLRLLSLPADVQDLLRDGKLSAGHARALVTAENPSELARAVVKGGLSVRATEALVKRKLPGPRPTPKPASEKDADTAALEGDLSANLGMKVELKHKPGQETGELSIRYRSLDDLDTLCRLLNAI
- the hemW gene encoding radical SAM family heme chaperone HemW, with amino-acid sequence MAEDWQQGGFGLYVHWPFCEAKCPYCDFNSHVSRRIDQTRWRDAYLRELDRVAHDLPGRALNSIFFGGGTPSLMDPDTVAAIVVRAREHWAFSNDMEITLEANPGSVEAGRFAGYRDAGVNRVSMGVQALDDDDLRRLGRIHTVAEARAAFDIARTCFDRVSFDLIYARQDQTLADWRNELRQALDMAIDHLSLYQLTIEPGTAFGDRHARGGLRGLPDDDRAADMFEATQEICDAHGLPAYEVSNHARPEAQSRHNLIYWRYGDYAGIGPGAHGRVTLNGARHATTCHRLPDAWLSASEAGNGDDSRDRLSKTEQAEEYLLMGLRITEGISLSRYQALAGVPLDRTRCNRLEELGLVNVTEDRLSVTKQGVMVLNAILEDLLPDPGRP